The sequence below is a genomic window from Chanos chanos chromosome 16, fChaCha1.1, whole genome shotgun sequence.
AGTTTTAAAATTTACGTTGTACTGTTTTCACAGTCTTAGCTGTACATTAATGAGGAAGGGCAATGTATACAGTGACAGAGAATATTGGCAGTGATCCTGGACAGTGAATAGGTGACTTGCTCTTTTCTGCGAAAGGTTAAGGGAAAATCTTGTGGGTTCTCATTTActtttgattgatttttaaattgaacTTTCTTTTAGTTACCCATGACACCATGGTTTACTCGTTAACAAAACTTTAGAAAAGGTGACACAGCTTTTGCTCAATATCAGATTCACAGATGGAAAAGCAACTGTCATAATCCAGGGACCGTGTGGTCATGGTCGATGCTTGTGTTTCCCTGTTGTACTTGGCagtgttctgtagtgttgtgAGTTGAGGTACTGCTGTACTCTCAGGCCTCACTGAGTGCATCCACCGGTATTCCATCTGTGGAGGGTACAACACACGGGGGCCTGGTGGAGGGCAGACCTCAGAGTTAGCTCAATATCTCAACCATGAACGTTTTGTTACATCCAAAGTTTTTCATTGGCATGAAATGCCAAGGAGCTGGATAAGACCTGGGCTTTGCACACGCTTCCCTGCTATCAGTCAGAGCGGAGCACCAAACATTAGTCTGCTcctcactgaaaaataaaaaatgaaggagtctgaaatgaaaactgaccCCATATTAGTACCTAAACAAAACCTGTTTCTTCCATGTCCTTGATATCAGTCTAACAGGCCCAGTCGTGTCATTGGCAGTCAAAAAAGAGGGATCTCATTCTTGTTTCTTGTAGCGTGCTTCATATTTGAAGACAATGAAGCCATGTTCCCTGTTGTCAATGATAGGTCTTTGATGCCTGTTTTATATGATCCAGGAACAGGCCATACTCTCTTTTCTGGTTTCAAATCAACCCCTATCCATGTTTTCCTCTCAGAGGAACACTTACTGCAGAGGTGaacatccacacatctctctcttccacattGAACATCCTCAAGTATTTAACTGAAGGAATTTCTTCATTCCTTAAGTTTGTGCCAACTGCTCTAATGAAATTTTGCATAAGCTAACAGCATCATATGCAAATGGTATCATAAAATGGTGTAACCTGCTCAAACTAATAAAGGTATTTAAGTCTTGATAATGGAGCAATCATCTGTAGTTATGGGTGAGGGAAACTGTATCCATAATTTGATTACTGTCAACAGTTTTGTTACTGTCCTTGTATTTCTGATGTTTATGACCAATTTAGTGGTCCAAATGTTTCCACTGCTGTTTCTCGGGTAGTTTTTTCTAATGATGGAGATATGTAAAACTCATCTCATCACTTGCTGATGTAGCAGGtagtgttagtgtcagtgatgTGCATACCAGTGGACACTATCAATGCATCTCTGTATGGCCTTATGAGGAACAGGAACTCCAGGGTGCTAGTGATGTTgtcctcctgttctcttttcctttgtaGTCGGTGTCAGGCTTTGCAGAACTCTTCTAATAGGTTTTCCCAAGGGATTCTATGCGGAGGAGCAGTATGTGTTCCTTGTCTACAAAAGATGTATGTTTGGGATTGAGGGCTATTATTCTTATCAGTGCATTGTCTTGCCTGGCTTGGCCAAACTCTGAAATGTGTCGTCTCCATTTAGACATACACTGTAGATTTAGGGATAAAGACGAAGCCAGCTGGAAAGAATGTAGTATCACATATATGCAGGGATTTCCTAACATTTGAAGCACTACCAGTCAGCGTTtcagctgtttcttttctttgggtTCTGGGTTCGTAGAATCTTTTTAAAGATTTCGACTGCATTGTATAATACCTCTACAATAACTTATCATGCCTTTCATACCTTCACATGATATATCTTCATGTCATATCTTCATGTCTTCATATTATTTTCCAGTTGTATTTTTCTATAGCATCATTTTCAACCTATAACTACTTGGGTAGTACCATTTTGTATTTAACACTAGAATTATAAGATTTCTGTAATACTTTTGAAATTCCACAATACTTTTGCTGCAGAAATATATTTGCTGTTGGGTCTCAATTGCTTTGAATATTGATTTATATTGGAGGAATTGAACAATGAATAGACTAGATTGCTTTATTATACAATTCAATTCAACATTTCCGTTAACAGCTTAGAACTGCTGTTTTATGTCACCTGACTTACTCTgaagagtaataaaaaaaagtacaatggTTGGCAAAGATAGTGGCAGATGGGCCCACCTGACTAGTAATGACGTCAGCTTTAATAATTATGGTGGTAACTGTCATCTCTTCTCATTCGCATGCTCATGCTCACGCTTATCTGGGAAATGGACCTATTTACACgaaatatgattttaattaaAAGGCATTACTTGTTATCAAATAAGGTATTCAGTGTTTATGTTCTTAAGATGTTATGACCTAACTGGAGACAACGTGAATATCCTCACTTCTGAGTCTGCAGGTATGATTCAGCTAGATTTGAAATGGTGCGTTGAGCATGGGTGCGGTTAGGTTCATCATTAACCAATAACTCCGGGATATGACACCTTATGTACCTTGCGATCTAGACATGCAGAGTGACACCATAGCCGGGAGTCAAATATTAATCCTAAACTATTGTGGACTGGACTGGCTATGAGCTCCCTTGCTTACAAACATGAAAGTGTTTCTGCATGTTCTCatccagagtttatatggatcagctaCAGAAAGGcaggagcccccccccccccccccccccaaccccaacatAGAAATATTTATGCGCTCCATTTTAACTCGGAAGTCGGAATTTCCCAGTTCCCAGTTGGTAATTTCAGTGGGAAGGCCCCCTGAAGTCGGATTTCCAACTCAGAAAGTCAGAGGAACCTCACCAACCCTGACTTCAaaatccaagatggctgccCCAGTAGTGAAGTAGTGAAAGCTGTAGTAATATACTGTTAATGAGCACTTCTATCtcatttgtgtttcattaaatcaGTCGTATTCACAGTGCTTTCCAGCTTCTATCTGTGGATGTGTTGCCGCGGTGTTTGTATGCACAAAATACCGCGTAATGGGTTGTTATCAGCTGGTATTGCTAACAGTGGCTAATCTGGCTAAAACATAGTTATCCGATTTGTTGTCCTGGAACGTGGTCAGCTCAGGTGTGACGTCATTTCCAGCTCCGAGTTCCAACTTCCGAGGTAAATGGAGCGCACCATAATTACCAAGTCTCTGTTGGGACTTCTCAGGTCAGTTTGTAACTCTCTACACAGATCAAACTTTTTATGTCCTATTTTGAAAGTTTaatactgactgactgcatCTGATTTATgagggagaatgtgtgtttcttctgATCAACCATGTTTCACATCCAtgtcctcctttctttttttggactgCCTCttccttcacccccccccccccccccccccccgactaaGAATTCTTCATTGATGGCCTTGGAAATCTGATGATTGCCTCTTGTAGCCATATAAGAATTGCCCAACAGCCTAAAGGTAACCTCAGCTCACATGAGCGATTCAGGAGGCCAAGTAAAACTGATCAGAAAAGGAAACTTGCCCTCCATTTCTTCAAGAATCATCTAAAATGTGTCAAATACGGAAAGGATGAGTTTACTCTCTTGTCTTTGCAGTAATcatgtcttcttttttattcatgtcttcttttttttccgccttttaattttctgtgtgCATGGTATTTATATGGGTAGGTATGTTATATTTCAATGTAGTCTGGTAGTGTTGTACTTTTGTCTTTGGTCTCATATTTTCTTACAGAGAACATCTTTTTGTAAAAAGCTCTCTCTAAGAGCACCCAGAAAGTGGATAACTATAggtgttttctctttcaaataaatattgatgGTTGATGCATATGATTTTAGAATTATTGGAACTGCAAGCCTGCTTTAGAAAAGGTGTCTGTTTAGATGCTAGAGCTAtgtgtttctgaatgtttgGAATAATGCCATGTTTGGATGATGTCATACAGCATAAAGGTTTAAATGTCTTTACACTTGAATAAGACACTGCCTGTATTTGAATATTCaatgtcagtgtcagtgctCAATGACAGAATGGGCCTATAGGTCTCTGCACTGCCACCTGATTGTGATGAAAATCCCATTGGCTTCCCCTTGGCATGCTTCCTTTCCTTCCATGATTGAATCATGTCAcacaacagtttttttgtttgttcaactgtttgtttgttttcccaggAACTTCAAAAAATTGCAAAACGCAAAACAGCTTACTTAGAACAGTTATTGTGAGTAAAAGGATTTATTTTGAACAATGTTCTAAATCATTTGGCCAGCACACCTAACACTAACATACAGTTACTCGTTTCATAACCTCTAAAAATGGAACTATTTTCACTATAGCCCATTCTCTCCCACAAAGAATGACACTGAAGTAAACTACAAACGATGGGTAAATAAAATCTGTGCAtgttcttgttcttctcttAAACTGGACAGAAGGTACAATGCTAAGTGACACCCATATCTTTTATATTGGAGCAAACGCATCTCATTCGGTGGAGCCGCTCTGCCGTTTAACTTGAAATGCACAGGTTTAGGATAATCTTTAACTTCACCGAAAatatcagagaaagagagaaagggggagagtgACAGTGTGCAATCGATAATCACCCAGATTAAAGAGAGTCAAGACTGTGAAATAAGATTAGGAGATTTGACGCAAGTGCGGCAAAAGGGTTCTGTATGGGGTAACTGGGTCATTTGGATGTGGCTTTTAATTGATACGgacatcacatacacaccagaCTAAATCGCGATGTTTGACTGTTTAAGACCGTACTGCCATAGACCGAGCGTACGCTGGTATATTTCCCTTTTCAAATCATATTGTCGCttatgtgtttttaaacataatctagctaaagctaaaaataaatagatcGGTTCAAAACACCTTCAcgtaaaaacaacaaaattagaaataaaatgtcaccaaattaaaactaaacaaaatgtatttttaataaatataaatcttAATACCGCCTTACAAACAAACTAAGGAATGAAATCAAatatttttcccccattttgtctttatgctcccaaaagatcataaaatgtgttgtactgtatttttttttcctgtgtgacAAAGTGACAAACCTGCCATGGAATGACTTATCATGGCCTTAACAACTTCAGCCAATTTAGCATTTGGAAATTGCCAAGAGGTAGCTCTGTAGGGGAGTATGGAAACTgctgtttctgttgctgttaaATTGGTGACAACAACATCAAGCATGAAGACAAATCTGAATAACCAAAACAGCCACTTGAAAATATTCGTTTTGCAAAAAATATttgctaaaaataaataaataaataaaactgaatttcagtGTGTCATTTGTGTTAGctttcccactctctttctctctcctgctaaAAAGGTGCTTAGTTGACTTTATTTATAATttgaaactaaaactaaaacttaaactaaattattcaaaaccaaaacaggtCTGGAACTGAcccataaatgaataaataagtactAACTCACCAAACAAAGCCCCGAAgtacactgaattaaaaattacatttgaaaaatatcCCAAAGGTaacggaaaagaaaaaacctaaGACAACcttcccacaaacacacaatcatatCCCTTGTGTCACGATatataaaatgttcatttgtgtcagtgtatcacacctctgttcattttcttcctccttttcctaACAGCTTCTGTCTGAACAGAACTTGAAGAGGAAGTTGATGTATGAATATTATTATCGCATGATAAAAATACAGCAACATTATGAATAGACTGTCCGCTGTTTAGTGTGAGCGTTATCAGGAAACTTAACACAGTTCATATGAAATAACAGGAAGAGATAAAATTTCATAGATAAAATTcatgtctacatcaacacacactccactcgcACAATGATCTTTAGATGGCCATCAACGCTTTCACCATTACTGCCACTATTAATACCCCACTCTCATTGCATGCTCCCGCCACAGTAAGAGcctgtgacagtgtcagtgactCTTAGAAAGTGTAACAGAGTGGCCAAGTATAGAACCCTGCGGAACTCTGAGGTCCTGTTTTCAGGTCAGCGTGACTTGACCTGCTTAATTATCAAGATGACTTAAGCTGATCAGGGAGCAGGATGGAGACAGGAGAGGGCTGAGTTTGTTGGAGATAAATCTCCACCCCCCTGCCACCCCTGACCATCTGGTGAGTCTCCTGAAGAAGCGCCAGTTTGGGTCAAGAGTTGTCAGTCCAGCATTTGAAGACAACCCTCTCGCATGGTAGGTTAAGGGACAGAAGACACCCATTTCCTTCCATCAGCTGCCCTACCGCAACTAATTGGTGAGTAATGTTTGGTGCAGTTTAGCCCTCAGGAAGTCATCCTTTTGTCTGATTTTGTGACTATTTCCACAGATCAAATTTTGGATGCCAAAATTCAGCAATTCCCTGATGATTGTGTACAGGAATTATGGCTATCCTACTAGTCTATAAATTATCACAACTGCAGACAGCAATCCTTTCATTAATTTTGTGACTGTCTCTTGTTTCTCAACATGTTTCTTGTTCCTTAAAGCAACTGTGAACTCGAATGATGAATTCAGGTGTCAAATGTCAGGAATTTGTACATAAGAGGACAAAGAAATGTTATTTTGTGACTTCAGTCCTTTATTCAACATTCAAAGTACTTTAAACTAACAAGTAAACCATATGATAATACGACTTggtgttcatttcttttctacCATTGTACTTCTGCTTTGAAGAGTCCAGATACTAACAGTCTGTGCCCGTGTTTTGTAAACCTTAAAACAAGGAATTTCACAAAATTTTagcatttcatttaattagAGGAACCATCTGTATCTTTGCAAAGAATTCGTCATTTCTGATATGATGTATGTTGGCACTGATCAACTCAGAGCGGGAAAATATTTTGTTAGTGAGAACAACTGTGTCTCACATAAACATCTTTTGTATGGGGTATATACCTCCGATTCACAGTTGTACTGTTCTGGACTTTGTGTTTATTACCTGTTTATGATTGAGACTCTTAATTCCTGGAGACAGTTCATGTGAGGTATTAGATGTTGTTTCCAGTAACAGGTCAGAGCTTGTCACAGGAAATGCACTAGACATCAAAGCCCAATACAGCTAAGAGTCAGAGGTTAAGAGGATTTGAGAAGTGAAGATTAAGGGAAGAGGAGCACGACCTTGCTCGCAAACACGACAACAAATTCACTAAAAAATATATGGctgtctgatttgataaatgaCGAGCAGTGAATACATGGGATGTCTTTTGCAGCTATAATATTTCTTAAACATTATAGTAGTAtaatttccaaaacaaaaccttttagctagacttgtttaaaaaaaaaaaaggaaaagaaaagtgaaagaagGAACACAGATTTGAAGATTGGAAATCTTTCTGCAGAATAAAGGTGCTgagattttgttttaaactctCAAGGATTACAACAGTTTCATCCTGAAATATTTTTAGGAACAtggtattgatttttttcaaaaacaaacataatgacCTGTTGGTTGATTTAAATTCCtagtctctcactttctgttgaCTGGAGGCTTTCAACAGTGTGTTTCCATCTATGAACTTGACctgatgttttctctccctTGGCCTTTGGCCTTTGGTCTTCACTCTCAGGGCAAGATGGCGCGTGACATGTCTGATAAAGACATCCTGAAAATGGAGCTTGAACAACTTCAGAAGGAAGTAAAGACCACAAGAGAGCCTGTAAGTTCCTATGCAAAAGTGGGAAAAAGaaatagatggagagagagagaaaaaaaaagagaaagaaatgaaatcaaactgaaacaaGTTGAAGCTGACAAGTTGAAAGCCACTGAGAACAACCTCAGTGGCCAAAGAAGTTGCAAaccctttctgtttttttttggtggggttttgttttctgatttaacAGCTGGTATAATTGTTTAGTTTGCCACTTGAGTTCAGATCCTCCCTTGTCTTCTCCTTTCTCCAGGTTTCAAAGACAGCAAAGGAGATGTGTGAATGGGTGGAGACCAAGTCTGCTGAAGACCCTCTCATCAAAGGTGTGCCTGAGGACAAAAACCCCTTCAAGGAGAAGGGTGGCTGCATCATAACCTAGCATAGGGCAACCCCTCAGCAGGCCGCACGTTATGAGAACGCAgtgtcagctttttttttttccccccgtccCATGAAAGACATGAAACACTTTGGTAGTTTCACACAGTTGAACATGTAGTTTTCATGCATGGTCGCAAAACCCCACCTTTTAGTGTTGAGTTTCTcacagtaggaaaaaaaaaaaacatgttcagagAACAGATACTAAATGAAGGCTGAGTAGAGAGGATGAGATCAACAGATCAGTTTAACCAATAGTCAAGGTACAGGAGACTTTTTCAATCATAATGATTACGATTATGATTATGAGGGTTGTGATTCTGGGCCTTACAGATTTTGTAAAGTGAAATTCTCTCAGCACTTTTAATAGGGGGCTTATCATCAAGTTTGTGACTTCTACATTCTGTGAAATCTTTCTGTCagactgtaaataaaacctCTAGTTCCGAATAAGCctattttttgtctttcttttgtattACCCCACAAATTAATGAACATGCTTATTGCTTATTACACATACAGTAATAAATAATGGGATAATGAAAACTTATACCTAAGACTTACAATgctctgggggtttttttgttttttgtaaaaagtgtaagagatgaaaagaaacgCTGGGGAAAGGCCCATGCAAAGCAAATTATGTCCAACCGCATTTGAATGTATTGGGGAAGTTCAGTTATGTTTTATAAGGAAACATCAATTCCTAACACTGATGATAGGGTATGGTGAAGTGAACAAACTTCAGTAACCATCAGTATCATCAGTAACacagtgtcacgctggtggtgtggtgcaggacccaagtgcaaagacacgatggttgacggtgacaaaacggaaggctttacttaaaatgaagaccaaaatacagtgcaaactaataacaaaagccgataacaaaaaggtgcagcatgacagtgcgcaaaatacacaaacaacgatagacaaaagacaaggcaaacactaggacttaaatagagggagaaactaaacagggcaaaacaggattgggtaaaattaacaaggtcaataattagacaaacgggaacaggtgaggggcagagacagacagagatcaggcacacaaagacatgacaaactaaaagtccaaactgaagtgcaggctgtgacacacagCAGGTAAGGTAAGACAGTTCCTCCCTTGATATAAAGAATTTATAATTTGCAGACGTTAAGAGGATCACTCTCTTACTTtctatggaaaaaaatgtgagctctgtatatgtatttattaagaCTGTTTCTGAAATATGTTGACTGCTCAGGGAACGTCTGTCATAGACCAGGATATGTCAAGAGTGTGACATGCATGGTGTGACATAAGGGCACAGGATGGATTCAGCCTTTTCCCTCCTCCATCTGTTTAAGTGGCTGAGCTTTTAAGTTAATCTGGCTAATTAATGCCCAGAGTTCTATTAATCTGTTGATCCTGTCAGGATAGATCAAGCTTTTTCTCACTCACCCACtaactcattcacacacatacacgcatgcgaataaacacacacacacatgctcacacgttcattcttcctctttcataCATTCTTTGGTACGCCCATTTGAAAGTCTGACCTGGCCACTGTCTGTCACCAACCCCACTATGTAAACATATGCTTAGTTAATGGGACAGTGGACGGACCCTGGCAGAGAAAATGCAGGGTCGCCATTGGGCATTTGGGTGCCCTAAGCGTAATTGCTTTGTGGATGACCTGAGATGGTAACATTGTACGTCAAGGTCAAGGCTGAACAATTTATAAAAAACAAAGCGTAAATATGACAAGAGACGATTTTGTCAGATATTGATACACATTGCAAACAATGACTGTAACTCACTTTGGATAACCATGTCAGCTGAATGGATCAATGTGAATGTCTCCTGTGGTAAGCCTTGTCTGTGAGGCCTTTTCAGAGGAGAACGGCCACAAATATTAAAGGTTAATCAAAAGTAGGCTCGAtccaagttttaaaaaaaaaacactcataaGAGTCTTcaatgtttcttgttttttgtgctttttttacattcttgtttTGAGCAAAGGTTTATGAATTCTGAATTTCCACTTCCAATTTGTCCTGTGTTTCCAATGCCAATTGTTTCCACTAAGCTATTCATGCAAATTTTAATTCACTTATAAAAAGGGCAATATACAACAGATACTTGGAAGGAGAAGGAACAGGAGGCTAAAAATTCAATAGACAATTAATGAGCAACATGATCTAGTCCATACCATTTCATGTGCAGTTCTGTGTTCAGTTTTGTGAATGCTGAACAAATTGAGTTGGTATATTCTACCAGGAGGGTGCAGCATTGGTctttaaaatgagaacagactttcatgcattttttatgTCACTTCAGTGTCccacacaggaaacagaaataTCTCACCAGTGACTGTGAGATAGAGCCAACCATTAAACCACAAGctttttaaactgaagaaaCATCAGACTATCGAAGGGGCTTTAACATTATCGTAATGAATGggaactttttttgtttagtgaaattgttgtctattttttttgtacaaagcTACACCATCTGTtccaaagttaaaaaaagaaaaaaaatcagagactTTCAGCCCTGAACCAGCTGTCTGGATGCTAGCAAGAACGTGGCATGAACACAATTTCTAAAACTctagtgttttttgttttacttgttttgATTAAATACATTTGTTACAGTTGTTTTAACATTAAGTAAATCATTTTCTGGGGATATATTCTTTTGTTTGAGATCAGCTTTATGAACATACTGTAGTATGTTCGCAATATACctcagacactgaaaaaaatatcttaCTCCTGAAGTGCTCTACATCATTTGGTGTTAAAAGtatatattttcaaaaacttAACTTTGCTTTTGAGAATAAGAACTCAGAAGATGAGTTACTTGAGTAAAGTACAAGTATTGCAAAAATGTACTTATGTATTTAAGTTAAGTCTGTGGTGGGAACTAACAAGACATTAGCAAGCTGATGTTATCCAATTACCAAAATTAACCTAGGTTCAGCTGTGTGACTTCTATACTTGTCACTGTAGTATAACAGTTCCTTACCACCCTCTGCTGGGCAAAAGACCCCACACATAGGTTTAAAAAGCCTCATAGAGGCCAGCTGCTTGTGTCTTGCTGATAGCAGCAAGCTTGAGGCGGTGTATGCAGCCATGCGATATCAAAGTCACTAATAAATGTGTTGAGTCGCTGAAAAAGACAGCAAAATAATGGTGTTTTGGAGTAGAGAAATTGACCAAAACAGATATTCAATGTgatataatatttaaaaagagacCGAAGACTTCGTCCAAAAACATACAGAAGTAGAAATACATTAACATCAGCGAACAATGCTAATACTACGCAGGTGCGGATTGATACTGACAATTCCTATAatgtgtcacaaacacaaaattaca
It includes:
- the gngt2a gene encoding guanine nucleotide-binding protein G(I)/G(S)/G(O) subunit gamma-T2a, whose translation is MARDMSDKDILKMELEQLQKEVKTTREPVSKTAKEMCEWVETKSAEDPLIKGVPEDKNPFKEKGGCIIT